Part of the Azospirillum formosense genome is shown below.
GAAGCATTCGCCGCTGGTGATCCGGCCCACGCTCGATCCGGCCATGTGGTCCTGGTGCCTGAAGCTGCTGGCCAACGCCAACGAGCGTTCGTACGAGATCAACAAGGGCCGCATGGTCCGGCTGGCCGAATACAGCCGCGATTGCCTGCGCGCCCTGCGCGACGAGACCGGAATCCGCTACGACGAGCGCGCCAAGGGCACGCTCCAGGTCTTCCGCACCCAGAAGCAGGTGGACGCCGCCGCCACCGACATGGCCGTCCTCGACCGCTTCAAGGTGCCCTACAGCCTGCTGGACGTCGAGGGCTGCGCGGCGGTCGAGCCGGCGCTGCGGCTGGTCAAGGAGAAGATCGTCGGCGGCCTGCTTCTGCCCGGTGACGAGACGGGCGACTGCTTCCGCTTCACCAACGCGCTGGCCGCCCTGGCGGCGGAAATGGGGGTGGAGTTCCGCTACAACACCGGCATCCGCAAGCTGGAGAGCGACGGGCGCCGCGTCACCGGCGTGGTGACCGACGCCGGGACGCTGACCGCCGACTCCTACATCGTCGCCATGGGCAGCTACTCCCCGATGCTGGTGAAGCCGTTCGGGCTGGACCTGCCGGTCTATCCGGTGAAGGGCTATTCGCTGACGCTGCCCATCGTCGATCCGGCGGGCGCGCCGGAATCCACGGTGATGGACGAAACGCACAAGATCGCGGTGACCCGCCTGGGCGACCGCATCCGCGTCGGCGGCACGGCCGAGCTGACCGGTTTCGACCTGACGCTTCGTCCGGGCCGCCGCGGCCCGCTCGACCATGTGGTCGGCGATCTCTTCCCGACGGGCGGCGATCTGTCGAAGGCGGAGTTCTGGACCGGCCTGCGGCCCAACACGCCGGACGGCACGCCCATCGTCGGCCCGACCCCGGTGCGCAACCTGTTCCTCAACACCGGCCACGGCACGCTGGGCTGGACGATGGCCGCCGGCTCGGGCCGGGTGGTCGCCGACGTGGTCGGCGGGCGCCAGACGGAGATCGACATGGACGGGCTGACGGTCGCCCGCTACGGCCGCTCCGCCGCCGCGGCCAGCCGCCCGACGGTTGGCGGCGTGGCCCGCCCGGCGGCCCGGTGAGGTCTGCGCTCCACAGGGTTTATTCCTGCCGGGCCTGGGCGCCCTGGTTCAGGCGCGCGGTGTTGAACTCCTTCATGCGCGCCGCGTCGAAGGAGCCGAGCGCCTTCACCTGGTCCGGCGTCGCCTGCAGAGTGACGGAGGTCAGGCCCGGCTCCAGCGCCGCCGCCTTCCAGGCGACGGCGTAGGGGCCTTCGCCCTCCGGCTCGGGCGTGACCACGACGGCCTTGAGAGCGCCGTTGCGGTCGAACACCAGATCCTCCACCGTGCCGAAGAAACCCGCCTCCGTCGCGCCGCCCGCCGTGTTGGCCGGCTGGCCGATGAGGGCGGAGACGCGCCAGTCGCCGGGGCGGCTGCCGGCCTGCTGCTGGCGCCGGATCAGGTCCAGCGTGTCGGGGCCGGTGACCGGATAGGCCAGGATGCCGTCCACCGATCCAGGCATGAGCTGGTGCCAGGGCACGGTGAAGCGCGCCTCGCCGACGTCGAGCATGCCGCTGGCCTCGATCACCGCGCTTTCCAGCCGACCGTCCGGGCCGACGACGAGGTCGACCACCTGCCCGAGTTCCTCGCCGAGCAGCCCCTCGACCTCCGTCCCAACGATCACGCCGGCCCGCCAGCCCTGGTAGAGCCGTGGGTAGGACGCCTCCGCGGTCCGCACCGTCTCGGCGGACTGGGAGGGGTGGGCCTGCGAGGGTTGAGCCTGGACGGGTTGAGGAACGCCCAGGGTCAGGGACGTGGCGATGGCGAACGCGGCGAGGATGCCCGCCGAAGTGCCGCTGTAACGCATGGGTCTTGTGCTCCCGATTGTGACGCGCGGTCCGTCAAAGGGAACATGGGAGGTGCGTGGCGGTTCCGGAGGGAACTCCCCGGAGGTACGCCGGTTGCTGACCGGACAGGCCAACCGAGGAGGCGAGACCATGGCAGGAAAACTTGAGAAGAAGACCGTCGCGGTTCTGGCGACCGACGGCTTTGAGCAGGTCGAATTGACCGAACCGTTGAAGGCGCTGCGCAACGAAGGCGCCGATGTGCGGATCGTCGCGCCGCAGGGCGGGCAGATCCAGGGCTGGAACCACCACGACAAGGCCGACCGGGTGGACGTGGACACGACTCTCGACCAGGCGGATCCCGGCGCCTTCGACGCGCTGGTCTTGCCGGGCGGCGTCATCAACCCTGACGCGCTGCGGCTGGAGCCCAAAGCCATCGAGTTCGTGCGCAGCTTCGTCCAGTCGGGCAAGCCGATCGCCGCGATTTGTCACGGCCCCTGGACTCTGATCGACGCGGGCGGCGCGAAGGGCAAGCGCATGACCTCCTGGCCGTCGCTGAAGGCCGATCTCAGCAACGCCGGGGCGAACTGGGAGGACAGCGAGGTGGTCACCGACCAGGGGCTGGTGACGTCGCGCAAGCCGGACGACCTGCCGGCCTTCTGCCGCAAGATGGTGGAGGAGTTCGCCGAGGGCCGCCACGGCGCACACCGCCACGCGGCCGAGTAAATCCGCATCGTCCCCTCTCCCCGCGCCGGGAGAGGGGACGGACCGCTCAGACCGACGCCAGCGGCGACAGGCCGTTCTGGATCGCCCAGACCGCGGCCTGGGTGCGGTTCTGCGCGTTGATCTTCCGCATCACGTTCTTGAAATGCATCTTCACGGTCGATTCCGTGATGTGCAGGTTGCGTGCGATGGCCTTGTTCGACTGCCCGGCGAGCAGGCAGCGCAGGATCTGGATCTCGCGCTTCGACAGCTCGTTGTTGGTGGGCTGGGCGCGCTCCGGCTGCGGGCGTTCGGTGTTGGCGTTGGCGATCAGCAGGCTGGCGACATGGGTCGGATAGACCACCTCGCCCAGCATGACCAGTTGCAGGGCGCGCAGCAGGGACTCGCTCGACATCGACTTGTTCAGGTAGGCGTCGGCCCCGGCCTTCAACGACAGCGACAGCGTGCGGTCCGCGATGGCGTCCGCCAGCACGGCGATGCGCGCGCTGGTGGCGGCGCGCAGCCGCTTCACCCCGCCGGGCTCGTCGTTCGTCGCATCCCCCAAGGCCACCACGATCAGGTCGGGCTGCACGCCCTGCGCGATGGCCGCCTCGGCGTCCTCCACCGTTGTGGCGTGGTGGCAGACGCGGAACGGGCCGCCGCTGATGAGCGTTCCCAACGCCGCCGAAAACAGCCGATCATGGTCCACGAGCATGACGTTCCAGGTTCTCATCGACACTCCTCCGTGACGCCACCCGTGACGAGCAGCGCACAACGCCAATCGTTGTCCGTTTTCGCCTGGGAAAAGGGAAAAAAGCCGCCTTTATTGTATCGAAAAAGCGTGCTTTACGCTGGTTGTCCCGATGATTTATACGGATGGTCAGGGAGCGGCGCAAGATGCTTGGAAGAAGCTCGATACGAATGAATCATAAATGGCTTCAAAAAGTCAGGAATTCGCGACGGCGCTGCTTCTGCAATGTCCAAAAGAGGTAGCTTTATACTTTTCCGCTGGACAGAAGGTCGGGTCGGTTGAAGGCGTATTTGTTTTCAAACCGGCATCCGGCGGCTTCATGGGGTAGCAAAGCAATGGAAGTTCAGCTGCAGACGCGCGGCAAGGAGCGGTCGGTGGCCGGCAGGGCGCAAAAGTTTCTGGTGGTGGACGACCATCCCCTGGTGCGGCACGGCTTCGCTCTCTCGGTGGGGGAGATCCACCCGGACGCGCAGGTGCTGGAGGCTGGGTCGCTGGACGAGGCGATGGCCATCGCCGACCGCACGCCGGACCTGACGCTGGTTCTGTTCGACCTCAATCTGGGCGACCGCAGCGGGCGCGACGGAGTGCGCCGCATGGTGGAGGTGCTGGGAAACCGCCCGCTGCTGGTCATCTCCGGGTCGGACGAGGTGGCGGACATCGTCGACAGTGTCCGGCTCGGAGCCAGGGGGTACATCCTGAAGACCAGTTCGACGGCGGTTCTGGAGCACGCGATCTCCCTGGCGCTGACCGGGGAGACCTTCCTGCCGCTGCCGCGCGCCGTGCTGTCCGGCAACGTCGCGGCGGAGGTGGCGCGGCCGTCGGGCCAGATCCTCGACCGCTTGACCGACCGGCAGCGCGACGTGTTCCAGCTTCTGCTGGCCGGCCACTCCAACAAGGAGATCGCGCGGGAGCTGGGCGTTCTGGAGGGGACGGTGAAGGTCCATGTCCGGGCCATCATGCAGAAGCTGGGGGTGCGCAACCGCACCCAGGTCGCCGTCGTGGCCGCCCGCAGCGGCTGCTTCCCGGAGGACGCCTGAGGCCCGGCGCCTGACACCGGTCGGCGCCGTTTTTCCATCCGGACCATGCCTTTATGGC
Proteins encoded:
- a CDS encoding response regulator transcription factor, whose amino-acid sequence is MRTWNVMLVDHDRLFSAALGTLISGGPFRVCHHATTVEDAEAAIAQGVQPDLIVVALGDATNDEPGGVKRLRAATSARIAVLADAIADRTLSLSLKAGADAYLNKSMSSESLLRALQLVMLGEVVYPTHVASLLIANANTERPQPERAQPTNNELSKREIQILRCLLAGQSNKAIARNLHITESTVKMHFKNVMRKINAQNRTQAAVWAIQNGLSPLASV
- a CDS encoding type 1 glutamine amidotransferase domain-containing protein, with amino-acid sequence MAGKLEKKTVAVLATDGFEQVELTEPLKALRNEGADVRIVAPQGGQIQGWNHHDKADRVDVDTTLDQADPGAFDALVLPGGVINPDALRLEPKAIEFVRSFVQSGKPIAAICHGPWTLIDAGGAKGKRMTSWPSLKADLSNAGANWEDSEVVTDQGLVTSRKPDDLPAFCRKMVEEFAEGRHGAHRHAAE
- a CDS encoding D-amino acid dehydrogenase, producing MRVIVLGSGVIGVSTAYFLAKAGHEVTVVDRQPGPALETSYANAGEVSPGYSAPWAAPGLMTKAVKWMLMKHSPLVIRPTLDPAMWSWCLKLLANANERSYEINKGRMVRLAEYSRDCLRALRDETGIRYDERAKGTLQVFRTQKQVDAAATDMAVLDRFKVPYSLLDVEGCAAVEPALRLVKEKIVGGLLLPGDETGDCFRFTNALAALAAEMGVEFRYNTGIRKLESDGRRVTGVVTDAGTLTADSYIVAMGSYSPMLVKPFGLDLPVYPVKGYSLTLPIVDPAGAPESTVMDETHKIAVTRLGDRIRVGGTAELTGFDLTLRPGRRGPLDHVVGDLFPTGGDLSKAEFWTGLRPNTPDGTPIVGPTPVRNLFLNTGHGTLGWTMAAGSGRVVADVVGGRQTEIDMDGLTVARYGRSAAAASRPTVGGVARPAAR
- a CDS encoding response regulator transcription factor, whose translation is MEVQLQTRGKERSVAGRAQKFLVVDDHPLVRHGFALSVGEIHPDAQVLEAGSLDEAMAIADRTPDLTLVLFDLNLGDRSGRDGVRRMVEVLGNRPLLVISGSDEVADIVDSVRLGARGYILKTSSTAVLEHAISLALTGETFLPLPRAVLSGNVAAEVARPSGQILDRLTDRQRDVFQLLLAGHSNKEIARELGVLEGTVKVHVRAIMQKLGVRNRTQVAVVAARSGCFPEDA
- a CDS encoding PRC-barrel domain-containing protein is translated as MRYSGTSAGILAAFAIATSLTLGVPQPVQAQPSQAHPSQSAETVRTAEASYPRLYQGWRAGVIVGTEVEGLLGEELGQVVDLVVGPDGRLESAVIEASGMLDVGEARFTVPWHQLMPGSVDGILAYPVTGPDTLDLIRRQQQAGSRPGDWRVSALIGQPANTAGGATEAGFFGTVEDLVFDRNGALKAVVVTPEPEGEGPYAVAWKAAALEPGLTSVTLQATPDQVKALGSFDAARMKEFNTARLNQGAQARQE